One window of the Colletotrichum lupini chromosome 9, complete sequence genome contains the following:
- a CDS encoding fungal specific transcription factor yields the protein MSHGSWSMGTVSLPRQTSRCCGLPPDFARFISHFVWAALALYISSQEERGLWDGSLGLGSLRIVEFDLVLRRIASGSGVTRILHTGPMGPDPTSASGAVRTSPTRAPDAPQPGQSQPPTAAGDESGSNNSSSATRLGIGSSSGGRKIERSCQLCHRRKIRCDKKQPCASCARGGFQCHYPQAGQPIRRVRKTTIADVASRISDLEKTLVAGAASQQQQQLPALRASPSASTPGTAFGLGLRPNHSNPSPSRPTTAPASGPQEKSVNDEILLRKGSSSQYFDDVLISRVIEESSESAATAELSPFNPMGILSAPDLKLDLAELLPSKYGAIELWRNYVDNIEICNKILHRPTAEVLVYTAIDDPRNASSEALAVMFAIFFVSTVVLEPNSVQIFTGEDKVTSLHRFKTGLEQAFAKADFLEHPSVKLLEALSVYLAQAALRIHNPGRGLWTLNGLAIRAAQSIGLHRDGTKLGLSPFESEIRRRIWWHLVARDGRAAEDYGFSNVSSFNLQIGVSFPSNLDDGDLYPEMKELPHSRTGWTTLTLALINIQVTRTWHRLAAMASSWAENPTPESVRVQVVQELHEYAEGFLRHCNPVIPQQRQTLLVARFIIRKVDMVTRQQWLNLQHPEARDSFATEENLLQALGILEDGMSLASDELLRQYRWSMRAYPQYHMLLYVLWHLCVRPEGPSVDRAWKAVDDSFMLLKSVNAGFGPAAKMTVLETLRAKATAIRQGLDQQSGGGAVVVGGATANGSAEKESYPTPGGTDDRSEAEGMVDSGLDSMAAADGMDWAGMMQDFPDWTTLMNEFQVDGLDFPNYLN from the exons ATGTCCCATGGCTCATGGTCCATGGGTACAGTCAGCCTCCCTAGGCAAACAAGCAGGTGCTGTGGTCTGCCACCGGATTTTGCGCGCTTCATCTCGCACTTTGTCTGGGCGGCGCTCGCACTTTACATCTCGAGTCAGGAGGAGAGGGGCCTGTGGGATGGTTCGCTCGGCCTCGGTTCTCTC CGGATTGTCGAATTCGATCTTGTGTTGCGTCGTATCGCATCGGGATCTGGTGTCACCCGGATTCTCCATACCGGCCCCATGGGACCGGATCCAACATCTGCCTCCGGAGCTGTCCGGACCTCGCCCACACGAGCACCCGACGCGCCGCAGCCGGGCCAATCCCAGCCCCCGACGGCCGCCGGGGATGAGAGTGGAAGCAATAACAGCAGCAGCGCGACCCGCCTCGGCATCGGgagcagcagcggcggcCGCAAAATCGAGCGGTCCTGCCAGCTGTGCCACCGCCGCAAGATTCGCTGCGACAAGAAGCAACCTTGCGCTTCGTGTGCCCGTGGCGGCTTCCAATGTCACTATCCACAAGCGGGCCAGCCGATACGCCGTGTCCGAAAGACCACCATCGCCGACGTTGCAAGCCGGATTTCGGACCTGGAGAAGACGCTTGTGGCCGGAGCGGCGagccagcaacagcagcagcttcCGGCTCTTCGGGCTTCACCATCGGCCTCCACGCCCGGGACAGCCTTTGGTTTGGGTTTGAGACCAAATCACTCTAATCCATCACCATCCAGGCCAACCACAGCGCCAGCTTCGGGTCCGCAGGAGAAGAGTGTCAACGATGAGATTCTTTTACGGAAGGGATCGTCGAGTCAATACTTTGACGATGTTCTGATTTCTCGGGTCATTGAGGAG AGTAGTGAGTCGGCAGCTACGGCGGAGCTGTCGCCATTTAATCCTATGGGCATTCTCTCAGCACCAGATCTCAAATTGGATCTTGCTGAGCTCCTTCCTTCAAAGTACGGCGCCATAGAACTATGGAGGAACTATGTCGACAATATCGAGATTTGCAACAAGATACTCCACCGGCCGACAGCAGAAGTTCTCGTGTACACGGCCATCGACGACCCTCGCAACGCGAGTTCAGAAGCACTAGCGGTCATGTTCGCCATTTTCTTTGTCTCAACTGTTGTTCTGGAGCCCAATTCGGTCCAGATTTTCACGGGCGAAGACAAGGTGACGAGCCTTCATCGATTCAAGACAGGCCTCGAGCAAGCTTTTGCCAAGGCCGACTTTCTTGAACATCCTTCGGTGAAACTGCTCGAAGCCTTGTCTGTGTACTTG GCGCAGGCGGCGCTCAGGATACACAACCCCGGTCGAGGCTTGTGGACGTTGAACGGACTGGCCATCCGAGCAGCCCAATCGATCGGTCTACACCGAGACGGGACTAAGCTCGGCCTCTCACCCTTTGAGTCCGAGATTCGTAGACGCATTTGGTGGCATCTCGTCGCGCGGGATGGTCGAGCAGCAGAGGACTATGGCTTTTCAAACGTTTCAAGCTTCAACCTACAAATAGGCGTCAGCTTCCCATCAAATCTGGACGACGGAGACCTGTATCCCGAGATGAAGGAGCTCCCACACTCTCGCACCGGCTGGACGACGTTGACGCTGGCACTAATCAACATCCAAGTGACTCGCACATGGCACCGTCTAGCGGCCATGGCCTCGTCGTGGGCCGAAAACCCAACACCGGAATCCGTCCGCGTCCAGGTCGTCCAAGAACTTCACGAGTACGCGGAAGGGTTCCTTCGACACTGCAATCCGGTCATCCCTCAACAACGCCAGACCCTTCTCGTTGCACGGTTCATCATTCGCAAGGTTGACATGGTCACGCGCCAGCAGTGGCTCAACCTCCAGCACCCAGAGGCGCGCGACTCGTTTGCGACGGAGGAGAATCTTCTCCAGGCGCTCGGTATTCTCGAGGATGGCATGAGCCTGGCGTCGGACGAGCTGCTGCGGCAGTATCGGTGGTCTATGCGGGCGTATCCCCAGTACCATATGCTTCTCTACGTCCTGTGGCACTTGTGCGTGAGGCCGGAGGGACCGAGTGTCGATAGGGCGTGGAAGGCTGTGGACGATAGCTTTATGCTTTTGAAGAGCGTGAACGCCGGTTTCGGGCCCGCGGCGAAGATGACGGTTCTAGAAACATTGAGAGCCAAGGCAACGGCGATACGACAGGGTCTTGACCAGCAGAGCGGCGGTGGCGCCGTCGTTGTCGGCGGAGC